One window of Myxocyprinus asiaticus isolate MX2 ecotype Aquarium Trade chromosome 6, UBuf_Myxa_2, whole genome shotgun sequence genomic DNA carries:
- the LOC127443053 gene encoding cold-inducible RNA-binding protein B-like isoform X1, which yields MSDEGKLFIGGLSFDTTEQSLEDAFSKYGVITNVHVARNRETNRSRGFGFVTFENPDDAKDALEGMNGKSVDGRTIRVDEAGKGGGGGGRSGGGSYRGGGGGGGRGGGGGFFRGGRGRGGPRGGGGYGGGDRGYGGDRSYGSGGGYKSGGGGGYSSGGGGGYSRDRGSGYGDRGGSYRDGYDSYGVDWKKVFPPQMEDH from the exons ATGTCTGACGAAGGGAAGCTGTTTATCGGCGGTCTGAGTTTCGATACCACCGAACAGTCGCTAGAGGACGCGTTCTCCAAATATGGTGTTATCACCAACG TTCATGTGGCCCGAAACCGAGAAACCAACCGGTCCAGAGGATTCGGCTTCGTTACCTTTGAGAATCCCGATGATGCAAAAGATGCACTTGAAGGAATGAATGGAAAG TCTGTTGATGGCCGGACGATTCGTGTGGATGAAGCTGGTAAGGGTGGCGGTGGCGGCGGACGATCGGGTGGCGGATCCTATagaggtggtggaggaggaggaggaagaggtggCGGTGGAGGATTCTTCAGAGGGGGTCGAGGAAGAGGAGGCCCGAGAG GTGGTGGCGGTTATGGAGGCGGTGACCGCGGTTACGGAGGGGACCGTAGCTATGGCAGCGGAGGAGGTTACAAAAGTGGAGGTGGAGGCGGGTACTCTTCCGGAGGGGGCGGCGGCTACAGCCGAGACCG GGGTTCAGGTTATGGTGATCGGGGCGGGTCTTACAGAGATGGCTATGATAGTTATG GTGTGGACTGGAAGAAGGTCTTTCCTCCACAGATGGAAGATCATTGA
- the LOC127443053 gene encoding cold-inducible RNA-binding protein B-like isoform X3 codes for MSDEGKLFIGGLSFDTTEQSLEDAFSKYGVITNVHVARNRETNRSRGFGFVTFENPDDAKDALEGMNGKSVDGRTIRVDEAGKGGGGGGRSGGGSYRGGGGGGGRGGGGGFFRGGRGRGGPRGGGGYGGGDRGYGGDRSYGSGGGYKSGGGGGYSSGGGGGYSRDRGSGYGDRGGSYRDGYDSYDW; via the exons ATGTCTGACGAAGGGAAGCTGTTTATCGGCGGTCTGAGTTTCGATACCACCGAACAGTCGCTAGAGGACGCGTTCTCCAAATATGGTGTTATCACCAACG TTCATGTGGCCCGAAACCGAGAAACCAACCGGTCCAGAGGATTCGGCTTCGTTACCTTTGAGAATCCCGATGATGCAAAAGATGCACTTGAAGGAATGAATGGAAAG TCTGTTGATGGCCGGACGATTCGTGTGGATGAAGCTGGTAAGGGTGGCGGTGGCGGCGGACGATCGGGTGGCGGATCCTATagaggtggtggaggaggaggaggaagaggtggCGGTGGAGGATTCTTCAGAGGGGGTCGAGGAAGAGGAGGCCCGAGAG GTGGTGGCGGTTATGGAGGCGGTGACCGCGGTTACGGAGGGGACCGTAGCTATGGCAGCGGAGGAGGTTACAAAAGTGGAGGTGGAGGCGGGTACTCTTCCGGAGGGGGCGGCGGCTACAGCCGAGACCG GGGTTCAGGTTATGGTGATCGGGGCGGGTCTTACAGAGATGGCTATGATAGTTATG ACTGGTGA
- the LOC127443053 gene encoding cold-inducible RNA-binding protein B-like isoform X2: MSDEGKLFIGGLSFDTTEQSLEDAFSKYGVITNVHVARNRETNRSRGFGFVTFENPDDAKDALEGMNGKSVDGRTIRVDEAGKGGGGGGRSGGGSYRGGGGGGGRGGGGGFFRGGRGRGGPRGGGGYGGGDRGYGGDRSYGSGGGYKSGGGGGYSSGGGGGYSRDRGSGYGDRGGSYRDGYDSYAAQD, encoded by the exons ATGTCTGACGAAGGGAAGCTGTTTATCGGCGGTCTGAGTTTCGATACCACCGAACAGTCGCTAGAGGACGCGTTCTCCAAATATGGTGTTATCACCAACG TTCATGTGGCCCGAAACCGAGAAACCAACCGGTCCAGAGGATTCGGCTTCGTTACCTTTGAGAATCCCGATGATGCAAAAGATGCACTTGAAGGAATGAATGGAAAG TCTGTTGATGGCCGGACGATTCGTGTGGATGAAGCTGGTAAGGGTGGCGGTGGCGGCGGACGATCGGGTGGCGGATCCTATagaggtggtggaggaggaggaggaagaggtggCGGTGGAGGATTCTTCAGAGGGGGTCGAGGAAGAGGAGGCCCGAGAG GTGGTGGCGGTTATGGAGGCGGTGACCGCGGTTACGGAGGGGACCGTAGCTATGGCAGCGGAGGAGGTTACAAAAGTGGAGGTGGAGGCGGGTACTCTTCCGGAGGGGGCGGCGGCTACAGCCGAGACCG GGGTTCAGGTTATGGTGATCGGGGCGGGTCTTACAGAGATGGCTATGATAGTTATG CTGCTCAAGACTAA
- the LOC127443052 gene encoding yjeF N-terminal domain-containing 3-like: MNRMNEESLRYLSKEEAVAMETELLRDYRFGRQQMTEILGHACAIAITKAFPLDTLEKRQPTVLVVCGPDQNGCIGLACARHLRMFEYIPTVFYPKRSQDSLHQDFTLQCERMDLPFLSYLPTEVQLINEAYNLVVDAVLGPETELAAVGELFTGILQTLRGLKVPVVSLDIPSGWDADESSSDGISPTVLISLITPKRCALSFHGSHFLAGRFLPYDIQKKYKLNLPKFVGTDCIVEL, from the exons ATGAACAGGATGAATGAAGAATCTCTGCGTTATCTCAG TAAAGAGGAGGCAGTAGCCATGGAGACGGAGTTGCTAAGGGACTATCGGTTTGGACGTCAACAGATGACGGAGATATTGGGACATGCGTGTGCGATTGCCATCACCAAG GCCTTTCCGCTGGACACTCTGGAGAAACGACAGCCGACCGTTCTGGTGGTCTGTGGACCGGATCAAAACGGCTGCATCGGACTGGCGTGTGCGCGACATTTACGCATGTTT GAATACATTCCTACTGTGTTCTACCCAAAACGCTCACAGGACAGTCTGCATCAGGACTTCACACTGCAGTGTGAACGTATGGACCTGCCATTCCTCTCTTACCTGCCCACAGAG GTTCAGTTAATCAATGAAGCGTATAATCTGGTTGTGGATGCGGTTTTGGGTCCTGAGACTGAACTAGCGGCGGTCGGCGAGCTGTTTACTGGCATTCTACAAACTCTACGAGGACTCAAAGTCCCTGTCGTCAGTCTCGACATCCCCTCAG GATGGGATGCCGATGAATCGAGTTCAGATGGAATCAGTCCAACAGTTCTCATCTCTCTGATCACTCCAAAGAGATGCGCTCTGAGTTTCCACGGCTCACACTTCCTGGCCGGACGCTTCCTGCCGTACGACATTCAGAAGAAATACAAGCTGAACTTGCCAAAGTTTGTTGGGACTGATTGTATTGTTGAACTGTGA